In Pontiella desulfatans, one DNA window encodes the following:
- a CDS encoding type II toxin-antitoxin system HicB family antitoxin, translated as MSKEFNVVIERDEDGYYVASVPALRGCHTQAKSLDVLMRRVQEAISLCLEVENPL; from the coding sequence ATGAGCAAAGAATTTAATGTGGTAATCGAACGGGATGAAGATGGATATTATGTTGCATCGGTTCCCGCATTGCGCGGATGCCACACGCAGGCCAAATCCCTTGACGTGCTTATGCGCCGTGTTCAGGAAGCCATTTCCCTGTGCCTTGAGGTCGAAAACCCCCTTTAA